The following coding sequences lie in one Polynucleobacter necessarius genomic window:
- a CDS encoding lipopolysaccharide biosynthesis protein has protein sequence MTKKILKGIGVDLIGTILVIVIGFLVVPIYLSFLSIESYGLWLSINALVALIGFLDLGTDQYLIAIAADSKSFEKSEILDSIFLVFIIKSITLVGLLIVSYITFIFLGSLIKFNTDLNPTAAILFFFALLNLIIVIIGGSISAILVARQHFXLVNGAAALFNVLSSVGAIVLLNFGFGILSLPVSLAFFTFMQCLYLFLQLKNRYPKLRVRFKPINLGLLREVLKYSFSFHLVKCVYGIFRVQYLLIAMGSILGPAFVSSFSVTNRLPSALSSNSMKLATPFFPSLAELFANGDIEGVKNIFFGMSKVLMRISIFVIIVLYCFNQIFVGLWVGNNLYTGNAVMSLILVYTFLYIPMGAFGVVVYASKRFGYWPVWLAAEMLVTVVLSLELGPVHGAPGVVASFVIGATVSQAYLFILVKKELGFSFRNYIKIIFSYLFVPSLVTIMGGIIFSEILKVDSWISLAFAISGLTLLQLFSREGIKFIASKEVEFKTRVMRAFSL, from the coding sequence ATGACTAAAAAAATATTGAAGGGTATAGGTGTCGACTTAATTGGAACTATACTAGTCATAGTTATAGGGTTTTTAGTAGTACCTATCTACTTAAGTTTTCTTTCAATAGAGAGTTATGGCTTATGGCTATCAATTAATGCTTTGGTAGCATTAATTGGTTTTTTGGATTTGGGAACCGATCAGTATTTAATAGCAATTGCGGCGGATTCAAAATCATTTGAAAAAAGTGAAATCCTAGATTCTATTTTTTTGGTGTTCATTATCAAAAGCATAACTTTGGTTGGCTTATTAATTGTAAGTTACATAACATTTATTTTTTTGGGATCGTTAATCAAGTTCAATACAGATCTCAATCCTACTGCTGCGATTTTATTTTTTTTCGCACTATTGAACTTAATCATTGTAATAATAGGGGGGTCTATCTCAGCAATTTTAGTGGCTCGTCAACATTTTTYATTGGTAAATGGCGCGGCTGCTCTTTTTAATGTCCTTTCTAGTGTTGGCGCAATTGTGTTGCTCAATTTTGGTTTTGGAATTTTATCTCTCCCAGTTTCTCTAGCATTCTTTACTTTTATGCAATGTTTATATCTATTTTTACAGCTTAAAAATAGATATCCTAAGTTGAGAGTTCGCTTCAAACCTATAAACCTAGGCTTATTAAGAGAGGTGCTCAAATATTCTTTTTCATTTCATCTTGTTAAATGCGTATACGGAATTTTTAGGGTGCAATATCTATTAATTGCGATGGGTTCAATTCTTGGTCCGGCTTTTGTTTCGAGTTTTAGTGTTACGAATAGATTGCCTTCAGCGCTAAGTTCGAATAGCATGAAATTAGCCACCCCATTTTTCCCCTCCCTGGCAGAACTCTTCGCGAATGGCGATATTGAGGGAGTTAAAAATATTTTTTTTGGAATGAGCAAAGTATTGATGAGAATTTCAATTTTCGTCATCATCGTGCTTTACTGTTTCAACCAAATTTTTGTTGGTTTATGGGTGGGGAATAATCTTTACACTGGAAATGCGGTGATGAGTTTGATTTTGGTGTACACTTTTCTCTATATTCCAATGGGAGCATTTGGGGTGGTCGTTTATGCTTCAAAGCGATTTGGCTATTGGCCAGTCTGGCTAGCGGCAGAGATGCTGGTTACCGTTGTTCTCTCGCTTGAATTGGGTCCCGTCCATGGTGCCCCAGGGGTTGTGGCGAGCTTTGTAATTGGGGCAACAGTAAGCCAGGCATATCTTTTTATTCTAGTTAAAAAAGAGCTGGGATTTAGTTTTAGGAATTACATTAAGATCATTTTCTCTTATCTTTTTGTGCCTAGTTTAGTCACCATTATGGGGGGCATTATTTTTAGTGAAATCTTAAAAGTCGATAGCTGGATTTCATTGGCTTTTGCTATCAGTGGATTGACTCTACTCCAATTATTTTCGAGAGAGGGGATAAAATTTATTGCCTCAAAAGAAGTTGAATTCAAAACTAGGGTTATGCGAGCATTTTCATTATGA
- a CDS encoding glycosyltransferase family protein, which produces MSLAKFFSRGAKFFSNDLRRRSFEKKIHPDTWYRHDQILEDAKFRSLVDGDSPNFYSDIARRGQALRNEVLIRFKNKYCNTRGVRILIHIPPKAVSPGGHSLFSNLLESIQYIGIPCEGLYWGESTEDRLESFRPTVLMSSDNDIYRNRINWAAVERYRHKVSLQVGLTASIEAYGNSPLQARLDWAKSKNINFFYSFRSPEYLEARKDYAPYFLQGYSIYSIEFGANPLHYYPIDAVKDLPYTFLASSNPDKQSRYEEWLTPIMSKYPGFLDGPGWSNISQYAEIKYHKFLYARARVGINLHIDDSIDWASELNERTYILAACGIPQLIDNPLLLNNRFTKQSMFQANSPSEYKELFEFIVNSLNEDFKEAYFALHEVYDNHTTFHRAEGFVHQMAALLNESINL; this is translated from the coding sequence ATGAGCTTAGCTAAATTTTTTAGTCGCGGCGCTAAATTTTTTTCGAATGACCTACGWCGTAGGTCATTCGAAAAAAAAATTCACCCTGATACTTGGTATAGACATGATCAAATTCTTGAAGATGCAAAATTTAGGTCCTTAGTGGATGGGGACAGTCCTAATTTTTACTCTGATATTGCTAGGAGGGGGCAAGCCCTTCGAAATGAAGTATTAATTAGATTTAAAAATAAGTACTGTAATACAAGAGGCGTGAGAATTTTGATCCACATTCCGCCTAAAGCAGTATCTCCAGGGGGGCACTCTCTTTTTTCCAATTTATTAGAGAGTATTCAGTATATTGGCATTCCATGTGAGGGATTGTATTGGGGGGAGTCAACTGAAGATCGATTAGAGTCTTTTAGGCCAACTGTGCTTATGTCGAGTGACAACGATATTTATAGAAATAGAATAAATTGGGCGGCAGTTGAAAGATATCGGCATAAGGTATCTCTGCAAGTTGGCTTAACTGCTTCCATAGAGGCTTATGGAAATTCGCCTCTCCAAGCCAGACTTGATTGGGCGAAATCAAAAAATATCAATTTTTTTTATAGCTTCAGATCTCCAGAGTACCTTGAGGCCCGCAAAGATTATGCCCCGTATTTTTTACAGGGTTATTCAATATACAGTATTGAATTTGGGGCCAACCCCCTACACTATTATCCAATTGATGCTGTTAAGGATTTGCCATATACGTTCCTCGCCTCTTCTAATCCAGATAAACAAAGTAGATATGAGGAATGGCTTACTCCAATAATGTCTAAATATCCAGGATTTTTGGATGGCCCAGGATGGTCAAATATTAGTCAATATGCAGAAATTAAATACCATAAATTTTTATATGCACGAGCAAGAGTTGGAATTAATTTGCACATTGATGATAGTATTGATTGGGCTAGTGAATTAAATGAAAGAACATATATTCTGGCTGCTTGTGGAATTCCTCAGTTAATAGATAATCCACTTCTGCTTAATAATCGATTTACAAAACAATCCATGTTCCAGGCTAACTCTCCATCTGAATATAAAGAGCTTTTTGAGTTTATAGTTAATTCCCTAAACGAGGACTTTAAAGAAGCTTATTTTGCACTTCATGAGGTGTATGATAACCATACAACTTTTCATCGAGCCGAGGGTTTTGTACATCAGATGGCTGCATTATTAAATGAAAGTATTAATCTATAA
- a CDS encoding DUF268 domain-containing protein, with translation MKYNLFKKIVHLIFMRPIEFLVDYLAFMNNSRKQRDARFGYAIKKIKLCLRDKTLSTSYDRHYIYHTAWAARLVSRIKPLLHVDISSSLYFSSIVSAFVPIEFYDYRPVRLGLSGLNDFHADLSSLPFSNESIHSLSCMHVIEHIGLGRYGDPIDSIGDLKAAAEITRVLAIGGSLIIVVPVGRPNIVFNAHRIYSYSQVIAMFKGLELVEFSLVPDDPYDGGLIENADINIVSSQNYGCGLFHFNKNKK, from the coding sequence ATGAAATACAATTTATTTAAAAAAATAGTACATTTAATTTTTATGCGTCCGATTGAATTTTTAGTAGATTATTTGGCATTTATGAATAATTCAAGAAAGCAGCGGGACGCTAGGTTTGGTTATGCAATAAAAAAAATTAAGTTATGTCTAAGAGATAAAACACTATCAACATCATATGATCGACATTATATTTACCATACGGCATGGGCAGCTAGATTAGTTTCTAGAATAAAGCCTTTATTGCACGTTGACATATCTTCAAGCTTGTATTTCAGCTCAATTGTTTCCGCATTTGTACCCATTGAGTTTTACGATTATCGACCGGTAAGATTGGGTTTGTCTGGTCTAAATGATTTTCATGCTGATCTTAGTTCACTTCCATTTTCTAATGAGAGCATTCATTCTTTATCTTGTATGCACGTTATTGAGCATATTGGCCTGGGTAGATATGGCGATCCTATAGATTCAATTGGCGATTTAAAAGCGGCTGCTGAAATTACTCGGGTATTAGCTATTGGTGGAAGCCTGATCATAGTTGTGCCAGTGGGGAGGCCAAATATTGTATTTAATGCGCATAGAATTTATTCTTACAGCCAGGTTATAGCCATGTTTAAAGGCCTTGAACTAGTGGAATTTTCACTCGTTCCAGATGATCCATATGATGGTGGATTAATCGAAAATGCAGATATAAATATAGTTAGTAGTCAAAATTATGGCTGTGGACTTTTCCATTTTAATAAAAATAAAAAATGA